A portion of the Thunnus albacares chromosome 23, fThuAlb1.1, whole genome shotgun sequence genome contains these proteins:
- the LOC122975135 gene encoding gastricsin-like, which yields MKCLVAVLICVVLAEGVKVPLVRHKSMREALREKGIELPYQDPALKYRPEFATSAYMYINNYADTTYYGAISIGTPPQSFLVLFDTGSANLWVDSVYCNTKACNTHKKFNPQQSSTFTAKDQSFYLRYGTGSLYGIFGYDTVTIANIVIPKQEIGLSTKELTENFVLAKFDGILGLSYRALSAGGETPVMDNMIADNLLDENIFAFYLSREGKEGSVVSFGTVDTSLYRGYIYWTPVTTENWQIAVEGFQINGRETGWCSQGCQAIVDTGTALLAAPARFISGIMQVIGAKENQYGMFVVDCSQVDNLPVLYFVISGVPLPLPPSAYIIHQLLDGKPSCSVGIFPTFLPSSEPLWIFGDVFLREYYSIYDRTNNRVGFAEAV from the exons ATGAAGTGTCTCGTTGCTGTTTTGATCTGTGTGGTGCTCGCTGAAGGGGTCAA AGTCCCTCTGGTGAGGCACAAGTCTATGCGTGAGGCcctgagagagaaagggatCGAGCTGCCTTACCAGGACCCCGCTCTGAAGTACAGGCCTGAGTTCGCTACCTCTGCCTACATGTACATCAACAACTACGCTGAT ACCACCTACTACGGAGCCATCAGCATTGGAACACCGCCGCAGTCCTTCCTGGTGCTGTTTGACACCGGCTCTGCCAACCTGTGGGTGGACTCCGTCTACTGTAACACTAAGGCCTGCA acacacacaaaaagttcAACCCCCAGCAGTCCTCCACCTTCACTGCCAAGGATCAGTCTTTCTACCTGCGCTATGGGACTGGAAGTCTCTATGGAATCTTTGGATATGACACTGTCACT ATTGCCAACATTGTGATCCCTAAACAAGAGATTGGTCTGAGCACAAAGGAGCTTACCGAGAACTTTGTGTTGGCCAAGTTTGATGGCATCCTTGGCCTGTCCTATCGCGCTCTCTCTGCTGGAGGAGAAACTCCTGTCATGGACAATATGATTGCTGACAACCTGCTGGATGAAAACATATTCGCTTTCTACCTTTccag GGAAGGAAAAGAGGGCAGCGTAGTGTCTTTCGGAACAGTGGACACCAGCTTGTACCGGGGCTACATCTATTGGACCCCTGTCACCACTGAGAACTGGCAGATTGCCGTTGAAGG CTTCCAGATCAATGGTCGGGAGACCGGCTGGTGCTCCCAGGGCTGCCAGGCCATTGTGGACACTGGAACCGCCCTGTTGGCAGCCCCAGCCCGGTTCATATCTGGCATCATGCAAGTCATTGGAGCCAAAGAGAACCAGTATGGAATg TTCGTGGTGGACTGCAGCCAGGTCGACAACTTGCCAGTCCTCTACTTTGTCATCAGCGGCGTTCCCTTGCCTCTGCCTCCTTCTGCTTACATCATTCAT CAATTACTGGATGGAAAACCAAGCTGCTCAGTGGGAATCTTCCCCACCTTCTTGCCCTCTAGTGAGCCTCTGTGGATCTTTGGAGATGTGTTCCTCAGAGAGTACTACTCCATCTACGACCGCACCAACAACCGTGTCGGCTTCGCTGAAGCTGTCTAA